A single genomic interval of Zingiber officinale cultivar Zhangliang chromosome 4A, Zo_v1.1, whole genome shotgun sequence harbors:
- the LOC121972026 gene encoding BEL1-like homeodomain protein 7, with translation MDNLPNLYVRELENSRYSETSALANLIYDGYASSGANSDAFAVGNIKPHVNTVELPIPQGSTMGNTNMISFHVSKHEHNPCKDGKCQELFVQTDGEEDFLHSRQLDMIIGQNLSLQQPDVATVSSQGLSLSLGTRFPLLPLLHHYDPTCSSSSCLEPHRRTSGNDGPCRDENYQNETLNATSSKYNPPNLGCVIATSKYRNVAQELLQEVVSAQRTMKPKSEKSQSLQTRTIGSKEFNAGSKDKGMSSDPSDSAVVDSSTELSPSERQDLQNKVTRLLSILHEVDTRYKEYFNQMQTVVSSFDVLAGPGAAKPYTTVALQTISSHFRCLRDAISSQIQMAKRSLGEQDNSGGKSSGMSRLQYIDQQLRQQKALQQFGLMQQHPWRTQRGLPDSSVSILRAWLFEHFLHPYPSNTEKLMLARQTGLSRGQISNWFINARVRLWKPMVEGMYKEEIGDTEINSNSSSENLHKGQDDVQSSENPHRDLQNNGLTNSSTSNMNSTIDATKAGPAYQPEAAAENNCVNLKTETMRDDSSFLRDALLHNDDASGRFVAYQMEELSSYDTGNQVSLTLGLQNCNNHPSFVGAQGQDICNVAAPIAGVANTTQYDYSSIRDRQQQFSSPHLLRDFVACKVRYT, from the exons ATGGACAACTTGCCAAATCTTTATGTAAGGGAGCTTGAAAACTCTCGGTACTCTGAAACATCGGCACTTGCTAACCTGATCTACGATGGCTATGCTTCTTCTGGTGCAAATTCAGATGCATTTGCGGTCGGAAACATCAAACCGCATGTTAACACCGTCGAGCTTCCTATACCACAGGGCTCTACTATGGGGAATACTAATATGATCTCCTTCCATGTTAGTAAGCATGAGCATAATCCTTGTAAGGATGGAAAATGTCAAGAATTGTTTGTGCAAACAGATGGTGAGGAGGATTTTCTCCATAGTCGACAGTTAGACATGATAATTGGGCAGAACTTGTCCTTGCAGCAACCAGATGTTGCAACCGTATCGAGTCAAGGATTGTCACTTAGCCTTGGCACGCGATTTccgcttcttcctctccttcatcACTATGACCCTACTTGTTCAAGTAGCTCTTGCTTAGAGCCTCATCGAAGAACTTCGGGCAATGATGGGCCTTGCAGGGATGAAAACTATCAAAATGAAACTTTAAATGCTACTAGCTCCAAGTACAATCCTCCGAATCTCGGTTGCGTAATAGCAACTTCTAAGTATCGGAATGTAGCACAAGAATTGCTCCAAGAAGTCGTTAGTGCCCAGAGGACTATGAAGCCAAAATCAGAGAAGAGTCAAAGCCTTCAAACTAGAACAATTGGGAGTAAGGAATTCAATGCAGGATCAAAAGACAAAGGAATGTCGTCGGATCCTTCAGATTCAGCCGTCGTCGATTCATCTACTGAACTCTCACCCTCCGAGAGGCAGGATCTTCAGAACAAAGTGACCAGGTTATTATCAATATTGCATGAG GTCGATACACGATATAAGGAGTATTTCAACCAGATGCAGACGGTCGTGTCATCCTTCGACGTATTAGCCGGTCCTGGTGCTGCAAAACCTTACACCACAGTTGCCCTTCAGACTATTTCTAGTCATTTTCGATGTCTGAGGGATGCAATCAGTAGTCAGATTCAAATGGCTAAGAGAAGTCTCGGGGAGCAAGACAATTCAGGCGGCAAGAGCAGTGGAATGTCTCGCCTACAGTACATCGATCAGCAATTAAGGCAACAGAAGGCCTTGCAGCAGTTTGGTTTGATGCAACAGCATCCTTGGAGGACACAAAGAGGGTTGCCTGATTCTTCAGTTTCGATACTCCGTGCTTGGCTTTTCGAGCATTTCCTTCACCC TTACCCCAGCAATACCGAAAAGCTAATGCTTGCGCGGCAAACAGGTTTGTCAAGGGGTCAG ATTTCCAATTGGttcataaatgcgcgcgtccgcCTTTGGAAGCCAATGGTTGAGGGCATGTACAAGGAGGAGATTGGCGACACCGAGATCAACTCAAACTCTTCCTCAGAAAACCTGCACAAAGGTCAGGATGATGTTCAATCCTCAGAAAACCCGCACCGAGATTTACAAAACAACGGTTTAACGAACTCATCGACTTCCAATATGAACTCGACAATCGACGCAACAAAGGCTGGTCCAGCTTATCAACCTGAGGCTGCTGCTGAAAACAATTGTGTGAACCTCAAGACCGAGACAATGAGAGATGACTCTAGCTTTCTAAGAGATGCGCTTCTCCACAATGACGATGCGAGTGGCAGGTTTGTGGCCTACCAGATGGAGGAATTGAGTAGCTACGACACCGGCAACCAGGTGTCTTTGACACTGGGACTACAGAACTGCAACAACCATCCAAGCTTCGTCGGAGCGCAAGGCCAGGATATTTGTAATGTAGCTGCTCCAATCGCCGGCGTTGCTAACACAACGCAATACGATTACTCGAGCATCAGAGATCGGCAGCAGCAATTTAGTTCCCCGCATCTGCTTCGTGATTTTGTGGCTTGCAAAGTTCGATATACATGA